From the genome of Solibacillus sp. FSL H8-0538:
ATTTTTGAAATTTTTAATGTTTTTAAATCCATTTGATAGAATTCACTATCTTTTATATTTTTATAATATAAAGTTTGTCCTTTTGTGAAAGCTGAATCCACCACTTGCAAATAAGCGAAATTTTCTTTTGTTGCCGGTGGGTATTCTGCGTTTGACCAGCTATGTGTAGTTGCCATTTGGCTGTCTGATAATAGAAAATATTTATAACGCACCTCATTTTCTCGGTTTGGTACAGGGTCATCCCAAGTTACATCTACATGGTACCAAGCACCTTCTACCTTGGCTAAAACCCAAGCATGGCGCTCTCCACCAGCATGACCCTTTACATATTTCACTTCAACGTTTAGCTCCTCTAGCATTTTGTACATTAAGAGTGCATAGGCCTGGCATACTCCTTCATTTTCCGTTAGTAGGGTATACGTAATATACTGGCTATTTAGTGTGTTAGATGAATAGGAAGAATTCACAATAATATAGTCATGCACTGCCTTTACTTTTTCAAAATCACTTGCAGAGGCACTTACAATAGTGGGCAATAACTTTTTAGCTTGGGCACTAACATAATCCTCTTGCTCCTTTGATGTTAAATACGTAATTGTAAAATGAATTGTTGCAGTATTGCCAACATGGCGATAGCTCGCTTCCCATTTTGAAATATTTTCATATACATATGATTTCGTCTTTCGAAACTCATCCATAATCGAATTTAGCTGCGTTTTTAAATTATTTACGTCGCCAACATGATTAATTGAAAATGAGGTTTCAAAGTTGGCTAATGATTTATAAATTTCTCTTTTTAGGTTTTTCTCAGAAGAAGCGATCCAATGGCTATTTGCATACACAGTTTCAGGTGCATTCGTCAATAGTGCTACAGGTAGTGAGCTAAAGCATAATACAGCTGCTAAGAAATAGTTCATAAATCTCTTCATATCTGATACCTCCTATCAGTCGTATAAAATTTATATGCGAAATTTAATATTTTTATGATTCATATTAAGACTTAGGTAAAACTATCAAATAGCCTAGCATTAATAAGCTGCACACTCTATGCTACATACCTTCAGCACTAGAGTAGATGGCTTACTAACATATTAAACATGCTAATATAGCGTAAAATTAACATAAAAAAAACGAAAAAACCCCTTTTCTAAAAGAGGTTTTTAAAATTACTTATTTTATTTCCTTCAATTTCCTTCTCATTAGTTTATTAGAACCATTCCGAGGTAATTGTGCTACAAAAACGATTTCCTTTGGTATTTTATAGTTCGCAAGCTTTGTTTTACAAAAGTCTAAAATACATTCTTTATCTACATTTTCTTTCAAGACAATATAGGCAACTGGCACTTGTCCCCACTTTTCGTCAGCAATGCCGCATACTCCTGCTTCCTTCACAGCTGGATGGGCGAGCAACACATTTTCAATTTCAGCAGGATAAACATTTTCACCACCAGAAATAATCAAATCTGAACGGCGATCTACTACATATAAATATCCATCTTCGTCAAGATAACCGATGTCCCCGGTATGAAGCCAACCATTTTCAGTTGATGGTTTATTCTTAAAACGTCCTATATACCCTGGTGTAACATGGGGACCACGAACTAAAATCTCTCCCTCACGATCCGCTTCATTTGCTTTGTTAATTTTTATTCGATTGAAAAACAATGGTTTTCCGGAAGAACCAATTTTCTTAAATGCATCCTCATTCGCTAAAGTTGCCGTTTGAGAGGACGTTTCGGTCATACCATATGTTTGTGAGACGGGGAGATGAAGCTTTGCCGCACGCTGTAAATAATCTACTGGAATCGGTCCACCACCGGCAAGTATCGCATTAAAATTCGGATGTGCTTTCTGCTGCAGGCGTTCTAGCTCGCTTAAAATATGCTCTAACATCACAGCAACGACCGACATTTTTGTTACCGTACCGTCGATAATTTCCGCCGCACAAGACACGACATCAAATTTTTCATATAAACGTATCGTCATACCATAAAGCAAGGAACGCACTAAAATAGAAAATCCACTAATGTGGAAAATCGGTACTATGCAAAGCCACGTATCCCTTTCCACTAAACCAAGATTGAGTACAGAGCTAATCGCACTTGCACTATGATTCCCAACCGTTTGGCGTACGCCTTTTGGGAAACCTGTAGTCCCTGACGTATACATAATCGTTATTGTATCCTGTTCATCCCATTCCTGCTCAATCTCTACATTTGCCACTTCTACTTGTTGTAACTTTGAGAATGGAATGATTCGATCATCTGGTTGTAGTTTATGTAACTCCTGGTCCTGTACAAAAATCGCTTTTACGTCAGCATCTTCCACTTGATAAGCAAGTTCTTGCTCTGATAGCCGGCCGTTCAGCATGACCATTTCTAAACGAGCATGCATACAACCATAAATTACCATAATAAGTTCTGGAATTGACGGGGCGAGTAGTGCAACACGTTCTCCCCGCCTTAAACCTAACGTATTTATTTTCTGTGCAATGCTACTCGCTTCTTCGTGCAATTGTTGAAACGTCCACTGCTGCGTACCAAAACTTAAACCAATTCGTTCTGGTGTTAAAGAGGCGCGCTGCATAATCCAGTTTGGATGCATAATAATCCCTCCATGATATACAATGGTTTTATTTTAAACCTACATAAAAAAAAATAGCAAAGGAATTATCCTCTACTATTTACAAGTTACAATCGCATGATGATTTTTTCCTTGCCCTTTTACTACATAAAGTGCCTCATCTGCACTTTTTAAAATCATTGATGCGGTTAAACTATTTTTATGACATAAAGTAATACCAATACTCGTTGTTATATAATGTGCCGTTTGTTGAATAATGACCGGTTGCTCGAAACTTTGTTGAATTCTTTTAGCAAAGAGCTCCACACTTTTTTCTGAATCGACCTGATTTATTAATATAATAAATTCATCCCCACCTAAGCGAGCAGCTACACCAAACCCACCCATAATTTTCTGAAGACGATGGCCAAACTCTTCTATCACCTTGTCACCAATTTCATGTCCGTAACAGTCATTAATCATTTTAAAATTATCTATATCTAACAGCATTACGGCAAAGCATTGATCTAGCTCTTTTAATAGGACTAATGCTTCCGACAAATGCTTGCTGAACAAGCGACGATTCGGTAAACCTGTTAAAGCATCGTGATACGCAAGAAATTTCAGTTTCTCTTCACTTTCCTTTTGCTTTGAAATATCACGCGCTACTAATAACATATGGCGGAACTGCAGATCATCACTAAAAACCGGCTTGCCATTAATTTCGGTCCAAACCCAACCGCCATCTCCGTGTAACACCTTTAAAATAACTATGTATGGCTGCCCATCTTGTATGGCCTGTTCAAACTTTTCTACCAGCTCTGCTACATAATCAGGATGAATATTAAAAAATGCTTCTTTTTTAAGTATGTCCTCGTAAGCAAGTCCAAACATTTGCTTACTCGACGGTGAAACGTATAAATACTCCTTATTAGCATCCATCAACATAATAACATCTTGAACATTTTCCGTAATGATTCGGAAGCTCAATTCACTTTCCAAATAGTGTTGTGCCCTTTTATCAAGCTCTCGCATATCTTTCACAACTAAAAAATAACCTTGAATTTGTTCGTCCTGCTTCATTGGTACAACTTTCATTAGGCAACCAATTTTTCTGTCTTCGCTAGAAATTAAATTAAAACGATTATCCTGATAAATTGTATGCGTGCCAAATAATTGTTCTTCTGCTTCTTTCCGTTCTGCCTCATCAATTAACGATAAAAAATGAGTCCCTTGCAGCTCTGATAACAAGAAACCACTCATTTTCTCTAAAGCCATATTGCCATCTAGAATATAGCCTGCTTCGTTTAGTACAAAGATAGCATCTGAATTATCTTCAAATAAAGAATGAAAAAGTATTAGGTTCTCTTTTTTTGCCTTTTTCAAGCTATCATAAGTTACCATCTAAACCTCACCTTTACAAATCAAATTACTCAACAGAAGTAATATGAAAATTTCACCATAACCAAATTGATAAACTAGTTGGAATATTATTACCTAAAAGTAATATATAAGTCATAGTTCTTATTTTACACTACCCAGTTCACGTGTAGCTGTTGGTAAAAAACCGGAATAAAAAACTGTCCAATTCGTAAGCTCTTACGAATTGGACAGCGCTAGTCGGGGATAAACGAACGCGCTCCGCTTTTCTTTAAATTGTCTAGCTTCGCGCGTTATCCCCTCGGGGTCGTTTCGGTCTTTCACAAAAGGCAAAGGGCGCCTTTCGTTCAAGCCCTCCAACGCCTGTCGGGGATAAACGAACGCACTCCGCTTTTCTTTAAATCAAGGGAATCTTGGGAATTGGCCGAAGTCTGGTTGGCGTTTTTCTTTGAATGCGTCACGGCCTTCTTTTGCTTCATCAGTTGTGTAATAAAGAAGTGTCGCGTCACCCGCCATTTGTTGAAGACCTGCTAAGCCGTCTGTATCTGCGTTCATTGCTGCTTTTAGGAAGCGTAATGCAGTTGGAGACATTTGCAGCATTTCTTCACACCATTGAACTGTTTCGTTTTCAAGCTGTGCGTAAGGTACCACCGTGTTAACTAAGCCCATATCAAGTGCTTGCTGTGCATCATATTGACGACAAAGGAACCAAATTTCACGTGCCTTTTTATGTCCGATTATACGTGCTAGGTAACCTGAGCCGTAGCCAGCGTCGAATGAACCAACTTTTGGTCCAGTTTGGCCGAAGCGAGCGTTGTCAGCTGCAATTGTTAAATCACATACAACGTGTAATACATGGCCACCACCGATTGCATAGCCTGCAACCATGGCAACAACTGGTTTAGGAATAACGCGGATTAAGCGTTGTAAGTCTAATACATTTAGGCGTGGGATTTCGTCGTCCCCTACATAACCGCCATGGCCGCGCACTTTTTGATCGCCACCTGAACAGAATGCATGCTCCCCTTCACCTGTTAAAATAATTGCACCGATATTTTTGTCATCACGCGCACGAGAAAATGCGTCGATCATTTCCGTTACCGTTTTTGGACGGAATGCATTACGCACTTCTGGACGGTTGATCGTAATTTTACCGATTCCGTTATAGAACTCATACTTAATATCTTCATATGTATGAAGAGAAGTCCATTGACGTGTCATTTTATTTCCCCCTAAATTGTTATTGGATTAACGATTCCTTTACTATTGTAGCAAACTGAGCAGGATTTTCCACATGAATTGCGTGTCCTACCTCATTTACAGAAATATGTG
Proteins encoded in this window:
- a CDS encoding transglutaminase domain-containing protein; protein product: MKRFMNYFLAAVLCFSSLPVALLTNAPETVYANSHWIASSEKNLKREIYKSLANFETSFSINHVGDVNNLKTQLNSIMDEFRKTKSYVYENISKWEASYRHVGNTATIHFTITYLTSKEQEDYVSAQAKKLLPTIVSASASDFEKVKAVHDYIIVNSSYSSNTLNSQYITYTLLTENEGVCQAYALLMYKMLEELNVEVKYVKGHAGGERHAWVLAKVEGAWYHVDVTWDDPVPNRENEVRYKYFLLSDSQMATTHSWSNAEYPPATKENFAYLQVVDSAFTKGQTLYYKNIKDSEFYQMDLKTLKISKITASVYNQEKKSLSSQ
- a CDS encoding o-succinylbenzoate--CoA ligase, translating into MHPNWIMQRASLTPERIGLSFGTQQWTFQQLHEEASSIAQKINTLGLRRGERVALLAPSIPELIMVIYGCMHARLEMVMLNGRLSEQELAYQVEDADVKAIFVQDQELHKLQPDDRIIPFSKLQQVEVANVEIEQEWDEQDTITIMYTSGTTGFPKGVRQTVGNHSASAISSVLNLGLVERDTWLCIVPIFHISGFSILVRSLLYGMTIRLYEKFDVVSCAAEIIDGTVTKMSVVAVMLEHILSELERLQQKAHPNFNAILAGGGPIPVDYLQRAAKLHLPVSQTYGMTETSSQTATLANEDAFKKIGSSGKPLFFNRIKINKANEADREGEILVRGPHVTPGYIGRFKNKPSTENGWLHTGDIGYLDEDGYLYVVDRRSDLIISGGENVYPAEIENVLLAHPAVKEAGVCGIADEKWGQVPVAYIVLKENVDKECILDFCKTKLANYKIPKEIVFVAQLPRNGSNKLMRRKLKEIK
- a CDS encoding diguanylate cyclase domain-containing protein, translating into MVTYDSLKKAKKENLILFHSLFEDNSDAIFVLNEAGYILDGNMALEKMSGFLLSELQGTHFLSLIDEAERKEAEEQLFGTHTIYQDNRFNLISSEDRKIGCLMKVVPMKQDEQIQGYFLVVKDMRELDKRAQHYLESELSFRIITENVQDVIMLMDANKEYLYVSPSSKQMFGLAYEDILKKEAFFNIHPDYVAELVEKFEQAIQDGQPYIVILKVLHGDGGWVWTEINGKPVFSDDLQFRHMLLVARDISKQKESEEKLKFLAYHDALTGLPNRRLFSKHLSEALVLLKELDQCFAVMLLDIDNFKMINDCYGHEIGDKVIEEFGHRLQKIMGGFGVAARLGGDEFIILINQVDSEKSVELFAKRIQQSFEQPVIIQQTAHYITTSIGITLCHKNSLTASMILKSADEALYVVKGQGKNHHAIVTCK
- the menB gene encoding 1,4-dihydroxy-2-naphthoyl-CoA synthase — encoded protein: MTRQWTSLHTYEDIKYEFYNGIGKITINRPEVRNAFRPKTVTEMIDAFSRARDDKNIGAIILTGEGEHAFCSGGDQKVRGHGGYVGDDEIPRLNVLDLQRLIRVIPKPVVAMVAGYAIGGGHVLHVVCDLTIAADNARFGQTGPKVGSFDAGYGSGYLARIIGHKKAREIWFLCRQYDAQQALDMGLVNTVVPYAQLENETVQWCEEMLQMSPTALRFLKAAMNADTDGLAGLQQMAGDATLLYYTTDEAKEGRDAFKEKRQPDFGQFPRFP